CGTCCACAACTCCGAGGACCGTTCGGCGATGCACGAAGCGTTAGAACAACAACGGATCAGTGTCAGTAAAGCTGGTATTAACGCCACGCTGAAAAGTCGCTGCTCGCTGCTCGGCGCGGCAAACCCCAAGTACGGGCGCTTCGACCAGTACGAGTCCATCGGCGAGCAGATCGATCTTGAACCGGCGCTGATCTCGCGGTTCGACCTCATCTTCACGGTCACCGACCAGCCTGACGAGGAGAAGGACCGCAACCTCGCCAAGCACATCATCCAGACCAACTACGCCGGCGAGTTGAACACCCATCGGGTCGAGACATCGACCTCGAACTACTCCGCCGAGGAGGTCGAGACCGTCACCGACGAGGTCGCCCCGACGATCGAGCCGAACCTCCTCCGGAAGTATATCGCCTACGCCAAGCGCAACTGCTTCCCGACGATGACCGAGGAAGCAAAGACCGTCATCGAGGAGTTCTACGTCGATCTACGGCTGAAAGGGCAGGACGAGGACGCTCCCGTCCCGGTCACCGCCCGGAAACTGGAGGCGCTCGTCCGGCTGGCGGAGGCCTCCGCGCGAATCCGGTTGTCGGATACCGTCGAGGAGGAGGACGCCGACCGGGCCGTCGAGATCGCCCACTACTGTCTGAAGGAGATCGGCGTCGATCCCGAGACCGGCGAGTTCGACGCCGACGTGGTCGAGACGGGAACCTCGAAGAGCCAGCGTGACCGCATCCAGAACATCCGGGGGATCATCGCCGATATCGAGGACGAGTACGACGAGGGCGCGCCGGTCGACGTGGTCATCGAACGCGCGGAAGAAGTCGACATCGACGAGTCCAAGGCCGAACACGAGATCGAGAAGCTCAAACAGAAAGGCGAGGTGTACGAGCCCCGCACCGACCATCTCCGGACGACATAATGGACCGCATCTCCGCACTGCGGAACGTCGAGGAGGCCCTGGCGACGTTCGAAGCGGGCGAGTGTTCGCTTGCCGACCTCGAACGGGAGGTCAGGGGGGTCCTGCGGACGTACGCGACGGACTTCGAGGGCGAGCTACGGGCCTACCGGGCACAGGGTGACGGTCCCGTCGACGGACTCGTCGTCCTCGCGTCGGACGCGACGGCGGCACGTGACCGTGTTCGCTCGCTGGTCGACGAACCCGGGCGGTTCGAGGTCGCTCCTGTCGAGTGAGTGCAGTGAAAGTGGTTTTACTCCCGGGGAGTGTATCGGTGTGTATCGTCGATGAGTGAGCTTCCCGAGGAACTCGCCGGAGCGACCAACACGCTGATCTGTGCGCCGTCGATGAGCCGCCACGCGGGTGGCGGGACCCACTGTACCGAGCTACTCAACGCGGGAGAGACGCCCGCGAGCGTCCTGTGGGTTACGTACACCCGCTCGCCGTCGGCGTGTGTCGAGGCCGTGCGCAGGTCGGGGGTCGAGCCGGCATCGCTGTCGGTCATCGCTGTCGGCGAGACCCCGATGGAAGACGACGAATCGCTCTCGTCGGTCAGGGTCGACACCGTCTCGACACCCAGTGACCTTACCGGGCTGGGGATCACGCTCAGCCAGACGCTCTCGGGCCGTGAAGATGTCGTCGTCTGTTTCGATTCGCTGACGGCCGTCCTCCAGTACGTCGAACGTGAGACGCTATACGAGTTCCTCCACGCCGTCGTCGGCCAACTCCACGCCGCCGACGCACTGGCACACTTCCATCTCGATCCGACAGCCCACGACAGGCAGACCGTCGACGCGCTGACCTCACTGTTCGATGCCGTCGTCCACGTTCGGGACGGCGACCGGGAGATCCGGACTCGACAATTATTGTAACTTTAGAGGAGCAAATTTTTTACCGAAGAACGAGAAACAACCGCTGTGCTGTTGGTCGTCGCCCACTCGCGAGTGGCTCGCCGAGACCTCCGGAACGTTTGTCGCACACACGGCTCCTGTGTCGTCCAGCGGTTCGGCCGGGCTGCGCTGCTCTCAGCTACCGAGTTCGCTGCGTTCCAGGCGCTCCGTCTCCAGGCGAAACACAGGGTAGACGTGCAAGTAGAGCGAGTCCGTCCGTTCGAACCGACCGACGTTCCCGAACACGTCCGGTCGGCTGCCCGGCGCTACGAGGACCGGTCTGAGCCGGCCGTTCCGTACGAGCGGTTCGCGTCGGGGAGAGACCTGCCGGCCCCGTCCTCGATGCGGGGGGAACCGCTGTGAAACTCGTGCTCGGGCCGACGACATACGAGGGACGCGTCGTCGACCTCCGATCGCACGTGGTCGACGGTTCGACCGTCGCCGCGGCAATCCGTGGCCAGACGCGTCGACCGGCCGTCGACGCACCGGAACCGACCGCAGTCTACGACTACGCCGGCTACGTTCGTCCCGACCTCGGGCTCCGGACGCGGACGGCGCTGGCCGCTGCGGCACGGTCGACTGGTCACACCACCCCCGAGGACACCGAGATCGAGGCGCTCCGGGAGCGGATCGCCGAGATCGACCCGTCGGTCCCCGACCGGACGACCCGCGCCGACAGGGTCACCGAGAACGACCTCGCCGCGCTCCAGGAGTCGGTCGGCGTCCACCGCGGTCGCGTCCAGGCCCTCGAGGCAGTCGACGCCGACGCGGCAGCCGCGCGGGCGGATCTCAGAGCGGCCGCGACGACGTTGGCCGAGCGCCGAACTGCGCGGACTGCCGCCGAACAGAGCCGGAAGCGCCGCCGCGAGGAGCTTCGGGCCTACCGCGAGCGGCTAGCCGAACGCCGTCGTCTCGAAGACCGACTCGCTAACCGCCAACGGGCGGCCCGGGAGACGCTGGTCGAGCGACTGCGTTCGTCGTTCGAGACCGCCGTCGCCGAGGTGCCTGGCCCGACGCCGACCGAGCCGTTCGACGCCGATCCGATCACCGCCGCTCTCGCGGTTCTACGGCTCGCCGACACACCGGCCCCGGTCGTCGTCGCGGTCGATCGATTCGCCACGCCGGAGTCGGCCGCGGCCTGGCTCGACGCACCGGTCGTTCGATGCTAACGTTTAGAAGCGAAGCCGGGACCAGGGGGACCCATGGCTTCGATCGACTGCTCGTGGGAACACCACGAGGGCGTGACTCTGGTCACTGCCACTGTCGTCGTCACAGCGGAACCGACCCACGTCACCGTCACGAACTGTCTCGACGGCTCGGTCTGTCCGCCCCGGCGCGAGGGCCGTCCGACGCCGGGCTGGACCGACGACGGGTTCGCCGGCGTCCTCGATCCGGGTCGACACGCGCTGGGGTACGCCGTCGAGGCACCGCCGACCGATCCACCGGCACGGCTCGACAGTGTGACGCCCGCACCGAACGCCGAGTCCGTCGACGAGCGGACCACGCCGGCGGCGATCGTCCGTGATCTCGGTGACCCGTCGCCACCCGCCGACGCCGTCCCCGAGGCTACTGTCGACGACGGGACCGACGCTGGTCCCGACACGACCGACGAGCAGCCGGCAACAACCGCAGGGCTTCCGCAACCGGTGACTGACTGGCTGGATACCGTTACACGGCGCCTCGACAGTGTCGAGCAGTCGGCCGACGCTGAGTTCCCGCGTGGCGACGACGGGGTCCCCGACGAACGGACGCTCCGGCAACTCGCTAGGCGAGCCGACCGGCTCGCGGACCGCCGTGGAACGATCGACCAGTCGGCGGACCGATCGGGATGATCCTGACCGTCACCGGCGGGAAAGGCGGTGTCGGGAAGTCGACGGTGGCGTACAACCTCGGGGCGGAACTCGACGGCGTCGTCGTCGACGGGGATCTCGCGATGGCGGACCTCCCGGAGCGACGCGGACCGGACCTCCACGACGTGTTGGCCGGCCGGGCGGCGCCGATGGCGGCCGTCGACGAGAGCGGCCCGGTCACGCTGGTTCCCTGTGGACGAACGCTGGCGGGCGCGCGGGCGTCCGACCCGGCGACACTCACCGACGTCCTGGAGACGCTCGACCGTACCTACCGGTGGGTGATCGTCGATTCGCCGGCGGGGCTCCAGGCGGACGTGGGGCTCCCGCTGTCGGTCGCCGACGCTGCACTCGTCGTGACAGTCCCCGACCGGGCGGCGCTCGCCGACGCGCTCCGCGTCCGGGCGCTGGCCAGGGAACTCGACACGGGACTCTGCCGGGTCGTCCTCAACCGCGTTCGAGACGCCCATCGGACCGAAGCGCTAGCCGATCAGTTCGGCGCTCCCGTCGTCACGGTCCCGGAGAGCGACCGGCTCGCGACGGCTCACCGGCACGGGCGCCCTGTCGGGCAGATCGCTCCGGAATCACCGGCCGCAGACGCGTTCGAGACGCTCGCGACGGCTGCCTACGGCTGTAGATCACTGTAGGTCCCACGCAGTGTCACCGGCGTCACGTCTGCGACAGCCGCTGCCTCTGCCTGCGTGAGTTCGACGTCCTGTCTACGTGCGGCAGTGTACAGGCAGGCGGCTGCGACGCCGGCCGGGTTCCGGCCGCTGACGAGGTTTCGCTCGCGGGCCTCACAGACCAGTTCTTCCGCGCACTGTCGGACGGCGTCGGGCACGTCGAGTTCGGTCGCGAACCGTGGGACGTACTCCCGGGGGTCGATCGGCCCCGTCGGCAGTCCCAACTCCCGGTTCAACGCGTCGTAGGCCGCACGCAACTCGTCGCTGTCGGCCTTGGCGACACGGCACAGCTCCTCGACGGTCCGTGCGACGCCCTCGGTCCGACAGGTCGCGTACACCGTCGCCGCAGCGAAGCCCTCCAGCGACCGACCCTGTAACAGGTCCGCCTGCTGGGCGGACTCGAACAGCACGCATGCCCGATCCCGTAGCGCGTCCGAGAGACCGAGCGCACAGACGATGCGGCGGATCTCGGTAAAGGAGTAGACCTGGTTGCGCTCGCGTTTCGAACTGACCTGTGCCCGGGTGTGCTCTCGCCGTAACCGGGCCAGTTGCCGGCGTTTTCGACCCTTGAGTCGCGTCGATCGACCGATCTCGGTCGAGAGCCCGCGGTCGTGGCGCGAACGGGTCAGCGGGGCGCCGGTCCGGGCGCGTTCGGTATCGTCGTCGTCGAACGAACGCCACTCCGGGCCGCGGTCGATGGCGTCCTCGCCGACGACCAACCCACACTGTGAACAGACACTCTCGGAACCGGTTCGTTCGACTGGGCTATCACACTCGGGGCAGCTCGACACTGTCGTGCTCATCCTGTCTTTTCCTACGGCCCGTGTGGGGGTTAAAAAACCGATCAACTGCCCCGGAACCGACGGATCGTCCCGGAAATTACCGACCGGTAACCGGTAGGTAGATTCGACAGGATTCCATCGGCCGGGAGCGGGAAGCCGCCAGGGTTAAATTCCAGACGGACGAATCTGAGACAAATGGGGCTGTCGGACATCGCCGCGGGGATCGAAGTCACCGAGCGACAGCACGAGCAGGGTGTCGCCGCCGTCGACGACACCGACACGTCACTCGCCGAACGGCTCGGGCCGGTCGCGGACGCGCTGCCCTGTCCGCCCGAGACTGCGGCGACCATCGTCGAGGCCTACGCCGCCGGCCGGGGCGTCGGGGCGAGTGGCCACGCGGCCGGCGTCGCACCGGTCACCGCCGCCAAGACGTTACATCTGGTCGGTGAACAGGTCACGCCGGTCGGGCCACAGGGTCGCGAAGTCGTCCGTGACTGGCTGTCGGGCGACCTCTCGCGAACCGACGCAGTGACACTCTCCGGACTGGGGAACCGCGAGTTCGCGCTGGCGGTCTACTGTGAGAGTCACGACCCGCTGCCGGCGGCTC
Above is a window of Haloarcula halophila DNA encoding:
- a CDS encoding DUF7504 family protein; the protein is MSELPEELAGATNTLICAPSMSRHAGGGTHCTELLNAGETPASVLWVTYTRSPSACVEAVRRSGVEPASLSVIAVGETPMEDDESLSSVRVDTVSTPSDLTGLGITLSQTLSGREDVVVCFDSLTAVLQYVERETLYEFLHAVVGQLHAADALAHFHLDPTAHDRQTVDALTSLFDAVVHVRDGDREIRTRQLL
- a CDS encoding MinD/ParA family ATP-binding protein; translated protein: MILTVTGGKGGVGKSTVAYNLGAELDGVVVDGDLAMADLPERRGPDLHDVLAGRAAPMAAVDESGPVTLVPCGRTLAGARASDPATLTDVLETLDRTYRWVIVDSPAGLQADVGLPLSVADAALVVTVPDRAALADALRVRALARELDTGLCRVVLNRVRDAHRTEALADQFGAPVVTVPESDRLATAHRHGRPVGQIAPESPAADAFETLATAAYGCRSL
- a CDS encoding transcription initiation factor IIB, whose translation is MSTTVSSCPECDSPVERTGSESVCSQCGLVVGEDAIDRGPEWRSFDDDDTERARTGAPLTRSRHDRGLSTEIGRSTRLKGRKRRQLARLRREHTRAQVSSKRERNQVYSFTEIRRIVCALGLSDALRDRACVLFESAQQADLLQGRSLEGFAAATVYATCRTEGVARTVEELCRVAKADSDELRAAYDALNRELGLPTGPIDPREYVPRFATELDVPDAVRQCAEELVCEARERNLVSGRNPAGVAAACLYTAARRQDVELTQAEAAAVADVTPVTLRGTYSDLQP